In Streptomyces ambofaciens ATCC 23877, a single genomic region encodes these proteins:
- a CDS encoding nucleotide triphosphate diphosphatase NUDT15: MNFPASGAERPERARPASHSLTGVGLAVLDPAGRVLLGLGHDGRWELPGGKVDTGEDFEAAAARELWEETGLTVPAAEVRVLAVLVDGLNGLTRVTAAAVTERATGTPRVTEPDKIARWDWFARPAVPAALFPPSASVLDCLWPEAVRRGAAAVRHYRVLGDPSARPGR; this comes from the coding sequence GTGAACTTCCCTGCCTCCGGCGCCGAGCGACCCGAGCGCGCCCGTCCCGCCTCCCACAGTCTCACCGGTGTGGGCCTCGCCGTCCTCGATCCCGCCGGCCGCGTCCTGCTCGGCCTCGGCCACGACGGCCGCTGGGAACTCCCGGGCGGCAAGGTCGACACCGGAGAGGACTTCGAAGCGGCCGCCGCCCGTGAGCTGTGGGAGGAGACCGGCCTCACGGTGCCCGCGGCGGAGGTGAGGGTCCTGGCGGTGCTCGTCGACGGCCTGAACGGACTGACCCGTGTGACGGCCGCGGCCGTCACCGAGCGGGCGACGGGTACGCCCCGGGTCACCGAGCCGGACAAGATCGCGCGCTGGGACTGGTTCGCCCGGCCCGCGGTGCCCGCGGCGCTCTTCCCTCCGTCCGCCTCGGTCCTGGACTGTCTGTGGCCCGAAGCGGTACGGCGAGGAGCCGCCGCGGTACGGCACTACCGGGTGCTCGGCGACCCGTCCGCCCGGCCCGGTCGATGA
- a CDS encoding alpha-N-acetylglucosaminidase, protein MRSLRPWAALYAAVALVLLTTALGPLPSPTAAAPPGEPAFATQPARAALARLLPRHASQFTLVAVDRPESGDYFDVSGRAGRVRVRGTSPAVLLSGVNWYLKHTAEVDLGWPGRSTARLPRTLPAPAGPVHRQATVPHRFALNDTDDGYSGAYRDWASYEKQIDLLALHGVNEVFVQMGADAVYYETLQEFGYSEDELRSWIPGPAHQPWWLMQNMSGFGGPVSERLLEDRADLGRRIADRLRQLGMTPVLPGYYGTVPPGFTERNPVGPVVPQGDWVGFERPDWLDPRSAVFPRVAAAFYRHQRELFGTSTMYKMDLLHEGGRPGNVPVRDAAQAVMKALQTARPGAVWTLIGWQNNPSTQIIDAIDKRRLLIVDGLSDRYDGLDREATWHGAPYAFGTIPNFGGHTTMGANTAVWAERFDQWRTKAGSALAGIAYMPEGTGGNPVAYELFTELAWRTEPVDQRKWFAEYAQRRYGGADPHAASAWELLRSGPYSTPSGTWSESQDSLFTARPRLTATNAASWSPGAMRYDPGTVRRALTELVRVAPALRATDAYRFDLVDVARQVLANRSRTLLPQIKAAYDAEDLPRFRARAAEWKNCLSLLDRLLATDARFLLGPWLEDAKSWGRTEAERAAAEFDARSILTTWGHRSGSDAGGLRDYANREWSGLVSDFYAMRWTKYLDSLDTALVTGRPPVAIDWFALEDDWNRQRDGYPVRPSGDPVALAIAVLHAVPASSSS, encoded by the coding sequence GTGAGAAGCCTCAGACCCTGGGCCGCCCTGTACGCAGCCGTCGCTCTCGTCCTTCTCACCACGGCCCTGGGGCCCCTCCCCTCCCCCACGGCAGCCGCGCCTCCGGGCGAGCCGGCCTTCGCCACCCAGCCCGCCAGGGCGGCGCTCGCCCGGCTGTTGCCGCGCCACGCCTCGCAGTTCACCCTCGTCGCCGTCGACCGCCCGGAGTCCGGCGACTACTTCGACGTCTCCGGCCGCGCCGGCCGGGTGCGCGTGCGGGGCACCAGCCCCGCCGTGCTCCTCAGCGGCGTCAACTGGTACCTCAAGCACACGGCCGAGGTGGACCTCGGATGGCCCGGCCGGAGCACGGCCCGACTGCCCCGTACCCTGCCCGCCCCCGCCGGCCCCGTGCACAGGCAGGCCACGGTCCCGCACCGCTTCGCACTCAACGACACCGACGACGGCTACTCCGGCGCCTACCGCGACTGGGCCTCCTACGAGAAGCAGATCGACCTGCTCGCCCTGCACGGCGTGAACGAGGTCTTCGTGCAGATGGGGGCCGACGCCGTCTACTACGAGACCCTCCAGGAGTTCGGCTACTCCGAGGACGAGCTCAGGTCCTGGATCCCCGGCCCGGCGCACCAGCCCTGGTGGCTGATGCAGAACATGTCCGGCTTCGGCGGCCCCGTCTCCGAGCGCCTGCTCGAGGATCGCGCGGATCTGGGCCGCCGGATCGCGGACCGGCTCCGCCAACTCGGCATGACTCCCGTACTGCCCGGCTACTACGGCACCGTGCCGCCGGGTTTCACGGAGCGCAATCCCGTCGGCCCGGTCGTGCCGCAGGGTGACTGGGTCGGATTCGAGCGGCCCGACTGGCTCGACCCGCGCAGCGCGGTGTTCCCGAGGGTGGCCGCCGCGTTCTACCGCCACCAGCGTGAGCTGTTCGGTACCTCGACGATGTACAAGATGGATCTGCTGCACGAGGGCGGACGGCCCGGGAACGTGCCCGTGAGGGACGCCGCGCAAGCCGTGATGAAGGCTCTCCAGACCGCCCGCCCCGGCGCCGTATGGACGCTGATCGGCTGGCAGAACAACCCGTCGACGCAGATCATCGACGCCATCGACAAACGCAGGCTGCTCATCGTCGACGGTCTGTCCGACCGCTACGACGGCCTGGACCGCGAAGCCACCTGGCACGGAGCGCCCTACGCCTTCGGCACGATCCCGAACTTCGGCGGTCACACCACCATGGGCGCCAACACCGCCGTCTGGGCCGAGCGATTCGACCAGTGGCGCACCAAGGCCGGAAGCGCCCTCGCGGGCATCGCCTACATGCCGGAGGGCACCGGCGGCAACCCCGTCGCCTACGAGCTCTTCACCGAACTGGCCTGGCGTACGGAGCCCGTGGACCAGCGGAAGTGGTTCGCCGAGTACGCGCAACGCCGCTACGGCGGCGCCGACCCGCATGCGGCCTCCGCGTGGGAGCTGCTGCGCAGCGGCCCGTACAGCACACCGTCCGGGACCTGGAGCGAGTCGCAGGACAGCCTGTTCACCGCCCGGCCCCGGCTCACGGCCACCAACGCGGCGAGCTGGAGTCCCGGCGCGATGAGGTACGACCCGGGCACGGTGCGCCGGGCGCTGACCGAGCTGGTGCGGGTCGCACCGGCGCTGCGCGCCACCGACGCCTACCGCTTCGACCTGGTCGACGTCGCCCGCCAGGTCCTGGCCAACCGCAGCCGGACCCTGCTCCCGCAGATCAAGGCCGCCTACGATGCCGAGGACCTGCCCCGCTTCCGGGCACGTGCCGCCGAGTGGAAGAACTGCCTCTCCCTGCTGGACCGGCTGCTCGCCACGGACGCCCGCTTCCTCCTCGGCCCGTGGCTGGAGGACGCGAAGTCCTGGGGCCGTACCGAGGCGGAGAGGGCCGCCGCCGAGTTCGACGCACGCTCGATCCTCACCACCTGGGGGCACCGCTCCGGCAGCGACGCGGGCGGCCTGCGGGACTACGCCAACCGGGAATGGTCCGGACTGGTCTCCGACTTCTACGCGATGCGCTGGACGAAGTACCTCGACTCGCTCGACACCGCCCTGGTGACCGGCAGGCCGCCGGTCGCCATCGACTGGTTCGCGCTGGAGGACGACTGGAACCGGCAGCGGGACGGATATCCCGTCCGGCCGTCCGGCGACCCGGTGGCCCTGGCCATCGCGGTGCTCCACGCCGTCCCCGCGTCTTCCTCCTCCTGA
- a CDS encoding glycoside hydrolase family 43 protein, translating into MQPFRHLSRAVAAVSSGVLAVLLLLSSGGPAHADRTGLRAADPSVIRVGGTYVSVQSAGGGIAVRQAASTAALAAAPARQVWSDTRDRGEVWAPEIVRDGGRYYIYFSAGRGAAHRMYVISSATADSGYTAETRLALPDDKWAIDGTLFTFSGQRWFVWSGWAGDTDVEQNLYIARMSSPTTPTGARYVISQPRESWERVVGNPFVNEGPEPVKDPNGQLHIAYSANGSWSDQYCLADLRLRAGGDPTYVWDWYKSNGCLFGSHRATMMPGWDPTLHVDGPGHHSFVLLDGDIATSPPAGPRFPLMFHAVAKGTPYAWENRYWYTGTFCWWGDTTYSRADVPGPRTDTGWSLKYFE; encoded by the coding sequence ATGCAACCTTTCCGTCATCTCTCCCGCGCCGTCGCCGCCGTCTCGTCCGGCGTCCTCGCCGTTCTGCTCCTCCTGTCGTCCGGCGGGCCCGCCCATGCGGACCGGACCGGCCTGCGGGCCGCCGACCCCAGCGTGATCCGGGTCGGTGGCACCTACGTCTCGGTGCAGTCCGCCGGTGGCGGCATCGCCGTACGGCAGGCCGCGTCGACGGCCGCCCTGGCGGCGGCCCCCGCTCGACAGGTCTGGTCGGACACCCGCGACCGGGGTGAGGTGTGGGCGCCCGAGATCGTGCGGGACGGCGGCCGCTACTACATCTACTTCTCGGCCGGCCGCGGAGCGGCCCACCGGATGTACGTGATCAGCTCCGCCACCGCGGACAGCGGGTACACCGCCGAGACCCGCCTGGCGCTGCCCGACGACAAGTGGGCCATCGACGGGACCCTGTTCACCTTCTCCGGGCAGCGCTGGTTCGTCTGGTCGGGCTGGGCGGGGGACACCGACGTCGAGCAGAACCTCTACATCGCACGGATGAGCAGCCCGACCACGCCGACCGGCGCGCGGTACGTCATCTCGCAACCGCGGGAGAGCTGGGAGCGGGTGGTCGGCAACCCGTTCGTCAACGAGGGGCCCGAGCCCGTCAAGGACCCGAACGGGCAACTGCACATCGCGTACTCGGCCAACGGAAGCTGGAGCGACCAGTACTGTCTCGCCGACCTGAGGCTGCGGGCCGGCGGTGATCCGACGTACGTGTGGGACTGGTACAAGTCCAACGGCTGCCTGTTCGGCTCCCACCGCGCCACCATGATGCCCGGCTGGGACCCCACGCTCCACGTCGACGGCCCCGGCCACCACAGCTTCGTCCTGCTGGACGGCGACATCGCCACCAGTCCGCCCGCCGGTCCCAGGTTCCCCCTGATGTTCCACGCGGTCGCGAAGGGAACGCCGTACGCGTGGGAGAACCGGTACTGGTACACCGGCACCTTCTGCTGGTGGGGCGACACGACCTACAGCCGCGCCGACGTCCCCGGCCCGCGCACCGACACCGGCTGGAGCCTCAAGTACTTCGAGTAG
- a CDS encoding YciI family protein, which produces MAKYLMLKHYRGAPAAANDVPMDRWTPEEISAHIQYMNDFAARLEKTGEFVDGQALAPEGTWVRYDGEGRPPVTDGPFAETKDLIAGWMVIDVDSYERAVELAGELSAAPGAGGKPIHEWLELRPFLAAPPTIPECPHG; this is translated from the coding sequence ATGGCCAAGTACCTGATGCTCAAGCACTACCGGGGCGCCCCGGCCGCGGCCAACGACGTCCCCATGGACCGGTGGACGCCGGAGGAGATCTCGGCCCACATCCAGTACATGAACGACTTCGCGGCCCGGCTGGAGAAGACCGGCGAGTTCGTCGACGGGCAGGCGCTCGCCCCCGAGGGAACGTGGGTCCGCTACGACGGCGAGGGCCGGCCGCCGGTCACCGACGGCCCCTTCGCCGAGACGAAGGACCTCATCGCCGGGTGGATGGTGATCGACGTCGACAGCTACGAGCGCGCCGTGGAACTGGCCGGGGAACTGTCGGCGGCCCCCGGGGCCGGTGGGAAGCCGATCCACGAGTGGCTCGAACTGCGCCCGTTCCTGGCGGCGCCGCCCACCATCCCGGAATGCCCGCACGGATGA
- a CDS encoding CocE/NonD family hydrolase, which produces MRHVTNLPFTTKEEEHVVIPMSDGVRLSARIWRPTSSDQEPVPAVLEYIPYRKRDLTAVRDSVHHPYIAGHGYACVRVDLRGTGESEGVLRDEYLELEQSDAEEVLAWIAEQPWCDGTTGMMGLSWGAFAALQVAARRPPSLKAIVIASFTDDRHADDMHYMGGAMLSDNLAEAGTMFAYATCPPDPAVVGDRWRDMWHERLENSQPWVLEWLRHQRRDDYWRHASVAENYQDVRCPVLASSGWADGYSNAVTRLLAHLDVPRKGLIGPWSHKFPHLGEPGPAIGYLQEVVRWWDHWLKGVDNGVMDGPMLQTWMQDSVPPSTSYEERPGRWVAEPCWPSPHVHPVTHPLSRHRIGAPDEAGDRSAASAQGDASTVRSPLSVGQFAGKWASYNAPPDLPYDQREEDGGSLVFETEPLTERVEILGSPTVDLDLSADAPVAMVAARLSDVSPDGAATRVTYGLLNLTRRDSAEEPEPLEPGRRYRATVHLNGVAQSFPPGHRIRLSLSTSYWPLAWPPPKPAMLSVYDHSSTLTLPVRPPERADDTQATPFGDPEGTSPVATTTLTPPEERWDVKRDLVGYNAELETVKDRGTVRFEEIGLDVGRRAYERYASVADDFTSVSGESTWTMSFRRDEWDVRVVTHTRLTCDESSFFVDATLDGYDGGRRVFSHTWNETVPRDLL; this is translated from the coding sequence ATGCGTCATGTGACCAACCTTCCCTTCACGACGAAGGAAGAGGAACACGTCGTCATCCCCATGTCCGACGGCGTGCGCCTGTCGGCGCGTATCTGGCGCCCGACGTCTTCGGACCAGGAGCCGGTGCCCGCGGTGCTGGAGTACATCCCGTACCGCAAGCGGGACCTCACCGCCGTGCGGGACTCCGTCCACCACCCCTACATCGCCGGGCACGGTTACGCCTGCGTCCGCGTCGACCTGCGCGGCACCGGCGAGTCGGAGGGGGTGCTGCGGGACGAGTACCTCGAACTGGAGCAGAGCGACGCCGAGGAGGTGCTAGCCTGGATCGCCGAACAGCCCTGGTGCGACGGCACCACCGGGATGATGGGCCTCTCCTGGGGCGCGTTCGCCGCCCTCCAGGTGGCGGCGCGCCGGCCACCGAGCCTGAAGGCCATCGTCATCGCCTCCTTCACCGACGACCGGCACGCCGACGACATGCACTACATGGGCGGAGCCATGCTCTCGGACAACCTGGCCGAGGCGGGCACCATGTTCGCCTATGCCACCTGTCCGCCCGATCCGGCCGTGGTCGGCGACCGCTGGCGGGACATGTGGCACGAACGTCTGGAGAACTCCCAGCCCTGGGTCCTGGAGTGGTTGCGCCACCAGCGCCGCGACGACTACTGGCGGCACGCCTCGGTCGCCGAGAACTACCAGGACGTACGCTGCCCGGTACTCGCGTCCAGCGGCTGGGCGGACGGCTACTCCAACGCCGTCACTCGGCTCCTCGCCCACCTGGACGTGCCCCGCAAGGGCCTCATCGGTCCGTGGTCGCACAAGTTCCCGCACCTCGGCGAGCCCGGTCCCGCCATCGGCTACCTCCAGGAGGTGGTCCGCTGGTGGGACCACTGGCTCAAGGGCGTGGACAACGGCGTCATGGACGGCCCGATGCTGCAGACGTGGATGCAGGACAGCGTCCCGCCGTCGACGTCGTACGAGGAGCGGCCGGGCCGCTGGGTGGCCGAACCCTGCTGGCCCTCCCCGCACGTCCATCCGGTCACGCATCCGCTCTCCCGGCACCGGATCGGGGCTCCCGACGAGGCGGGCGACCGGTCGGCGGCGAGCGCGCAGGGCGACGCGTCGACCGTGCGGTCCCCCCTGTCCGTCGGGCAGTTCGCGGGGAAGTGGGCCTCGTACAACGCGCCGCCCGACCTGCCCTACGACCAGCGCGAGGAGGACGGCGGCTCACTCGTCTTCGAGACCGAACCCCTCACCGAGCGGGTGGAGATCCTCGGTTCGCCGACCGTCGACCTCGACCTGTCGGCCGACGCACCGGTCGCCATGGTGGCCGCACGCCTCTCGGACGTCAGCCCCGACGGAGCGGCGACCCGGGTCACCTACGGTCTGCTGAACCTCACCCGGCGCGACAGCGCGGAAGAGCCCGAGCCGCTGGAGCCCGGCCGTCGCTACCGCGCCACCGTGCACCTCAACGGAGTGGCGCAGAGTTTCCCGCCGGGCCACCGCATCCGGCTCTCGCTGTCCACGTCGTACTGGCCGCTCGCCTGGCCGCCGCCCAAGCCGGCGATGCTCAGCGTGTACGACCACTCGAGCACACTGACCCTCCCGGTGCGCCCCCCGGAGCGGGCCGACGACACGCAGGCCACGCCGTTCGGCGACCCGGAGGGCACCTCCCCCGTCGCCACCACCACGCTGACGCCTCCGGAGGAACGCTGGGACGTCAAACGCGACCTGGTCGGCTACAACGCCGAACTGGAGACGGTGAAGGACCGGGGCACGGTCCGCTTCGAGGAGATCGGCCTGGACGTCGGCCGCCGCGCCTACGAACGCTATGCCTCCGTCGCCGACGACTTCACGTCCGTCAGCGGCGAGTCCACCTGGACCATGAGCTTCCGGCGCGACGAGTGGGACGTGCGCGTGGTCACGCACACCCGCCTCACCTGTGACGAGAGCAGCTTCTTCGTCGACGCCACGCTGGACGGCTACGACGGCGGTCGCCGGGTGTTCTCCCACACGTGGAACGAGACGGTGCCACGCGATCTCCTCTGA
- a CDS encoding chitinase produces MHRRTFALLAATGAAAALCTTTLAPASAAGKSDARAAAEFVVTEAQFDEMFPNRNSFYTYDGLTAALGAYPGFSNTGDETVRKQEAAAFLANVGHETGGLVHVVEQNTANYPHYCDTTQPYGCPAGHDKYYGRGPVQLSWNFNYKAAGDALGIDLLGNPDLVQNDAAVAWKTGLWYWNTQSGPGTMTPHDAMVDGAGFGETVRAINGSLECDGGNPAQVQSRIDNYQRFTQLLGVAPGDNLSC; encoded by the coding sequence GTGCACCGCCGCACCTTCGCCCTACTGGCCGCCACCGGCGCGGCCGCCGCCCTCTGCACCACGACCCTCGCACCGGCCTCCGCCGCCGGGAAGTCCGACGCACGCGCCGCCGCCGAGTTCGTCGTCACCGAGGCGCAGTTCGACGAGATGTTCCCGAACAGGAACTCCTTCTACACCTACGACGGTCTCACCGCCGCGCTCGGCGCCTACCCCGGCTTCTCGAACACCGGCGACGAGACGGTGCGCAAGCAGGAGGCCGCCGCCTTCCTCGCCAACGTCGGTCACGAGACCGGCGGACTCGTGCACGTCGTCGAGCAGAACACCGCCAACTACCCGCACTACTGCGACACGACCCAGCCGTACGGCTGCCCGGCCGGCCACGACAAGTACTACGGGCGCGGTCCCGTGCAGCTCAGCTGGAACTTCAACTACAAGGCCGCCGGGGACGCCCTGGGCATCGATCTGCTGGGCAACCCGGACCTGGTCCAGAACGACGCGGCCGTGGCCTGGAAGACCGGCCTGTGGTACTGGAACACGCAGAGCGGGCCCGGCACCATGACACCGCACGACGCCATGGTCGACGGCGCGGGCTTCGGGGAGACCGTCCGGGCCATCAACGGCAGCCTGGAGTGCGACGGCGGGAACCCCGCCCAGGTCCAGAGCCGGATCGACAACTACCAGCGCTTCACCCAACTGCTCGGCGTGGCCCCCGGGGACAACCTCAGCTGTTAG
- a CDS encoding glycerophosphodiester phosphodiesterase, which produces MGNRRTGLVVAVLGGLALALTSTTVHADEHTTPTPDAIAHRGSSGMAPENTAAAIDLAVRQRADHVEIDVQRTKDGKLINFHDCTMERTTNIEDRYPDRPRYRVSDFTWNELRTLDAGSWFHPTYTGEPLITLDDVITRINHTRTGLLAELSPCTHHTTIATDLANHLKTKPRYLQRALTRNQLAVQSFHTDDAHTFRTQLPDIPIGILNAQRPTDTELLQLSQWADQINPQHTVTDQTLVDRIHQLGMHINVWTVDEPGAIRKMTTLGVDGIITDYPQTLTQH; this is translated from the coding sequence GTGGGCAACAGACGTACGGGTCTCGTGGTGGCGGTGCTGGGCGGTCTGGCCCTGGCACTGACCTCGACGACCGTCCACGCCGACGAACACACCACCCCCACACCCGACGCCATCGCACACCGCGGCTCCTCGGGCATGGCCCCCGAGAACACCGCCGCCGCCATCGACCTCGCCGTCCGACAACGCGCCGACCACGTCGAAATCGACGTCCAACGCACCAAAGACGGCAAACTCATCAACTTCCACGACTGCACCATGGAACGCACCACCAACATCGAAGACCGCTACCCCGACCGCCCCCGCTACCGCGTCTCCGACTTCACCTGGAACGAACTACGCACCCTCGACGCCGGATCCTGGTTCCACCCCACCTACACCGGCGAACCCCTCATCACCCTCGACGACGTCATCACCCGCATCAACCACACCCGCACCGGACTCCTCGCCGAACTCAGCCCCTGCACCCACCACACCACCATCGCCACCGACCTCGCCAACCACCTCAAAACCAAACCCCGCTACCTCCAACGCGCCCTCACCCGCAACCAACTCGCCGTCCAGTCCTTCCACACCGACGACGCCCACACCTTCCGCACCCAACTCCCCGACATCCCCATCGGCATCCTCAACGCCCAACGCCCCACCGACACCGAACTCCTCCAGCTCAGCCAATGGGCCGACCAGATCAACCCCCAGCACACCGTCACCGACCAGACCCTCGTCGACCGCATCCACCAACTCGGCATGCACATCAACGTCTGGACCGTCGACGAACCCGGCGCCATCCGCAAAATGACCACCCTCGGCGTCGACGGCATCATCACCGACTACCCCCAGACCCTCACCCAGCACTGA
- a CDS encoding lytic polysaccharide monooxygenase auxiliary activity family 9 protein gives MHAGRKTAVLIGAALAPVIAVSLPAASASAHGYISNPPSRQAQCAAGTVSCGDITYEPQSVEGPKGLTSCSGGNSRFAELDDDSKGWAVTPVPRNATFSWKLTAQHSTSTWEYYVGGQRIALFDDGGAKPGAVVDHQVDFGGLDGRQKVLAVWNVADTDNAFYACIDVNVGG, from the coding sequence ATGCACGCAGGCAGGAAGACCGCCGTACTGATCGGCGCGGCCCTCGCCCCCGTCATCGCCGTCAGCCTCCCCGCCGCTTCGGCGAGCGCCCACGGCTACATCTCGAATCCGCCCAGTCGCCAGGCCCAGTGCGCGGCGGGCACCGTGTCCTGCGGGGACATCACCTACGAACCCCAGAGCGTCGAAGGCCCCAAGGGCCTGACCAGCTGCAGCGGCGGCAACAGCCGCTTCGCCGAGCTGGACGACGACAGCAAGGGCTGGGCCGTCACACCGGTGCCCAGGAACGCGACGTTCTCATGGAAGCTCACCGCCCAGCACTCCACCAGCACCTGGGAGTACTACGTCGGCGGTCAGCGGATCGCCCTGTTCGACGACGGCGGCGCCAAGCCCGGCGCGGTGGTCGACCACCAGGTGGACTTCGGCGGCCTCGACGGCCGGCAGAAGGTGCTCGCCGTGTGGAACGTGGCCGACACCGACAACGCGTTCTACGCGTGCATCGACGTGAACGTCGGCGGCTGA
- a CDS encoding ATP-grasp domain-containing protein, which produces MSDEHVRNVFVVGLDEANLPTLKAVPGADSLRFHGLLTVEELQGGEVSLPAVIEKAQKVLDAFDGSIDAIVGYWDFPVSTLVPILGARYGTRTTSLESVVKCEHKYWSRLEQQKVTDRHPRFGRVDLEADPPRPPDGMRFPMWLKPALSYSSELAFGVDDQEKFRAAVAEIREGVSRIGRPFEHILDQVDLPAEMDGVGGQVCLAEESLKGVQVAVEGYVHQGEVTVYGTLDSIDYPNSPCFLRHQYPSMLPPQVIARLHDVTERVMRQIGFESATFSVEYFYDPGSQDISLLEINPRHSQSHAELFQYVDGVPNHHCMLALALGEDPRMPHRQGPYAMAAKWYYRWFTDGVVRHVPTPEEVSRIEREIPGVRIEVLPERGQRLSELSQQDSYSYELAHIFTGGDDEEDLRRKYDQCVAALGLTFDEAPGTA; this is translated from the coding sequence ATGTCCGACGAACACGTGAGGAACGTCTTCGTGGTCGGTCTCGACGAGGCCAACCTTCCGACGCTGAAGGCCGTGCCGGGCGCCGATTCCCTGCGCTTCCACGGTCTTCTGACGGTCGAGGAGCTCCAGGGCGGCGAGGTCTCGCTGCCGGCGGTCATCGAGAAGGCGCAGAAGGTACTGGACGCCTTCGACGGAAGCATCGACGCGATCGTCGGCTACTGGGACTTCCCGGTCAGCACGCTGGTGCCGATCCTCGGAGCGCGCTACGGCACCCGCACCACGAGCCTGGAGTCCGTGGTCAAGTGCGAGCACAAGTACTGGAGCAGGCTCGAGCAGCAGAAGGTCACCGACCGGCACCCGCGCTTCGGCCGGGTCGACCTGGAGGCGGACCCGCCGCGTCCGCCGGACGGCATGCGGTTCCCGATGTGGCTCAAGCCCGCCCTGTCCTACTCCTCGGAGCTCGCCTTCGGGGTCGACGACCAGGAGAAGTTCCGCGCGGCCGTCGCCGAGATACGCGAAGGCGTCTCCCGCATCGGCCGGCCGTTCGAGCACATCCTCGACCAGGTCGACCTCCCGGCGGAGATGGACGGGGTCGGCGGCCAGGTGTGTCTCGCCGAGGAGTCGCTGAAGGGCGTCCAGGTCGCCGTGGAGGGCTACGTCCACCAGGGCGAGGTGACCGTGTACGGCACGCTGGACAGCATCGACTACCCGAACTCGCCGTGCTTCCTGCGCCACCAGTACCCCTCCATGCTGCCCCCGCAGGTCATCGCCCGGCTGCACGACGTCACCGAGCGGGTGATGCGGCAGATCGGCTTCGAATCCGCGACGTTCAGCGTGGAGTACTTCTACGATCCGGGAAGCCAGGACATCAGCCTGCTGGAGATCAACCCGCGTCATTCGCAGTCGCACGCCGAGCTGTTCCAGTACGTGGACGGCGTGCCCAACCACCACTGCATGCTCGCCCTCGCCCTCGGCGAGGACCCGCGGATGCCGCACCGCCAGGGCCCCTACGCGATGGCGGCGAAGTGGTACTACCGGTGGTTCACGGACGGTGTCGTGCGTCATGTCCCGACCCCCGAGGAGGTGTCCCGGATCGAGCGGGAGATACCGGGCGTACGGATCGAGGTCCTGCCCGAACGGGGACAGCGGCTCTCCGAACTCTCCCAGCAGGACAGCTACAGCTACGAACTCGCGCACATCTTCACCGGCGGCGACGACGAGGAGGACCTGCGCAGGAAGTACGACCAGTGCGTCGCCGCCCTGGGCCTCACCTTCGACGAGGCCCCCGGGACGGCGTGA